The window GAATTATGAATTACAAATTCCGAATTAAATTCATCGTTCATAATTCAAAATTCATAATTATCTACCCGACTTCTTATCGCTCTTCGAGTGTCCGCGAAACGTCCGCGTGGGAGCAAATTCGCCTAATTTGTGCCCTACCATCTGTTCGCTGACAAAAACGGGAACGTGTTGACGTCCGTTGTGAACTGCTATCGTATGTCCCACCATCTGCGGCAGTATTGTCGAAGCACGAGACCAAGTTTTGATCAACTGCTTTTCGCCCTTGGCGTTGAGCTTTTCAATCTTACTCAGCAGATGATCCGCAACAAAAGGACCTTTTTTAAGAGAACGACCCATATTTACAGAATTGTGAGTTTTGAATTATCAGGCAACCAACTAAATACTAAAGATAGTTAATAAGTTTGAGCTTTGAGTTAAAAAGCCTTACCTTCATCACTCAAACTCATAACTATTTAAGACTCGCGACCACCACGGCTACGCTTAGAGGTTTTCCGACGACGACGGACAATCAAAGAATTACTAGGCTTCTTCGGTTTGCGAGTTTTAGCTCCCAAGGTTGGCTTACCCCAAGGCGTCACTGGCCCCGGACGACCGATAGGCGCACGCCCTTCACCACCACCGTGCGGGTGGTCAACTGGGTTCATCACGCTTCCTCTGACTTTGGGGCGGCGTCCTTTCCAGCGATTACGACCAGCCTTACCAATGCTTATATTTCTGGCTTCGATGTTGCCGACTTGTCCAATTGTGGCGTAGCA of the Microcoleus sp. FACHB-831 genome contains:
- the rpsS gene encoding 30S ribosomal protein S19, translating into MGRSLKKGPFVADHLLSKIEKLNAKGEKQLIKTWSRASTILPQMVGHTIAVHNGRQHVPVFVSEQMVGHKLGEFAPTRTFRGHSKSDKKSGR